The Verrucomicrobiota bacterium sequence TAAATGAACTACCGAATCATCATCAAGGTTATTGGTGGCCTCCTGGCTCTGCTTGGACTAACCCAAGGCGCCTGCCTGCTCTACAGTTGGATTGATTACACGTTCGCAGGTGGCATGAATGCAATACGAGCCTTTGGGATCTCGACGTTGGCCAGCACAGTGGTGGGCGTTACATGTATTTTGGTCGGTCGACATACGCGGAAAGATCTGCTCAGAAAAGAGGCCATAGCCGCAGTTGGGGTCGGGTGGTTAGTATGTACTTTGTTCGGGGCCATCCCCTATATGTTCGCTGAGCCAGGATTAAGTGTGGTCGATAGCATCTTCGAATCGATGTCAGGCTTCACAACTACGGGTGCCTCGGTCATCATAGACCTGGACCAAGTCTCCAACAGTATTTTGTTGTGGCGAGCCCTGACTCAATGGCTGGGCGGAATGGGAATCATCGTATTATTTGTGGCACTGCTTTCCTCTTTCAGAATCGGCAGTCGAGCCATCTTTCGACACGAATCCTCTGCTATGGATACGGATGGTTTAGCCAACCACACCAGGGAGCTGGCAGGTCGACTTTGGATCATTTATCTCGGTTTAACGATAAGCTGTTTCGTAGGATTGAAATTGCTCGGCATGTCGTTCTTCGACTCGGTGTGCCACACATTTGCAACTGTTTCCACGGGTGGCTTCGGCACTTACAACGACAGTATTGCCCATTTCGACAGCCTGGGTATCGAACTGTGGCTGATTTTTTTTATGATTCTGGGGAGCATTAATTTTATTCTCTATGCCTGGATCATTAAGAAA is a genomic window containing:
- a CDS encoding TrkH family potassium uptake protein; translation: MNYRIIIKVIGGLLALLGLTQGACLLYSWIDYTFAGGMNAIRAFGISTLASTVVGVTCILVGRHTRKDLLRKEAIAAVGVGWLVCTLFGAIPYMFAEPGLSVVDSIFESMSGFTTTGASVIIDLDQVSNSILLWRALTQWLGGMGIIVLFVALLSSFRIGSRAIFRHESSAMDTDGLANHTRELAGRLWIIYLGLTISCFVGLKLLGMSFFDSVCHTFATVSTGGFGTYNDSIAHFDSLGIELWLIFFMILGSINFILYAWIIKKGWSRWKQDEESKVFFVILIVATFVVGLDLFLVGDNFTFLNSLRISAFQVVSIMTTSGFATADFGAWPPLSDEILLLLMIIGGCAGSTAGGIKLSRWILFLKSMKLQLGSSFRPNRIMSVSLNSRPVSDRLRTDTLFFIGLAGVTVLLGSVTVSFMEPSLDIESSLSAVLATLFNIGPGLGEVGPTHNFAPLAPYTKLVLSLLMALGRLEFYTILALFLPSLWKSY